The genomic segment CGCGCTTGGTGCCGGCCCAGATATCCCCGCCGGGTGCCACGGCCAGGGCGTAGACGTTGGAGTCGAGGAGACCGTCCCGAACGCCCAGGTTGGTCCAGGATTTTCCGTCGTAACGGGAGACTCCCTTGTCGGTGCCGAACCAGAGCACGCCCTTGTCATCCCGGACCATGGAGTAAACGATATTGCCAGCCAGGCCGTCGGTGGCGGTCAGATTGTTCCAGCGCTTGCCGTCGTAGCGGCTGACCCCCCCACCCCAGGTGCCGGCCCAGATGGAGCCGTCCGGTGCGGACAGAATGGAAAAAACATAATTGGGGTTGTAGGAAGGCAGACCATCCACCTGAATGTTCAGGTCGTGGCGGGAGCGGGTGCCCAGGCCGGTATTGGGGCTGGCCTTGAGTTTGTCAGGGTTCTCGCCGCCCAGGCCGTCCTTGTGACTCCAGGATTTCCAGTGTTTGCCGTCGTACATGGATACCCCGCCCTCGGTGCCGAACCAGATCCGGCCAGCCGGGTCTACGGCCAGGCCATAGACCCACTCGTTGATCAGTTCCTTGACGTAGGTCTTGAACTTTCCCGTCTTGACGTTGAAGTGGTTGACGCCGGCCCAGGTGCCTATCCACAGGTTGCCGTCCTTGTCATTGACGAAGGAGTAGATCCAGTAGTCGGCCAGTCCGTGCATGGGGAAATAGGTCTTCCACTTGCCATCCCTGTAGCGGGAAGCGCCGCCGGCGTTGGTGCCGAACCATTTGTAACCCTGGCTATCGATCCCGACGGCAAATACATATTCGTTGGCTAGACCATCCTGACGGGTGAAGGTATTGCGGGGTCTTGAGGTTTTGAGGTCCACTTCGATGGCGCCCACGGAGGTGCCAACCCAGAGGGTGCCGGTAGACTTCTCCACAGTCAGGGCGCGCACGTAGACGTTGCTGCCGACATCGAAGGTGTCCGCTACATGGACTCCCTTGGGTGGGTCCGAAGCCAGGGCCAGTGTGGACAGGAACAGGGCGGTGGTCAGCAGAGTCGTCGGCAGGCCGCAGAGGGAATGGGGTTTCATCATTATCTTAAGGTGCGAATGTAGGCGATGGCATCCAGGAGTTCCTCGTCGGAGACCATGCCGATGAAGGGAGGCTGGCCGTTGCCACCCATTTTCACGTTTTGCAGCAACATCAGGTCGGGGCGGTCCAAACGTTCTCCCATGTTGAATTTCGGAGTTTGGGGCATGATGCCCTCGCCCCTGGGGCCGTGACAGGCGATGCAGCGCATCTGATAGACCTGCCGGCCACGCTCGAAGTTGGCAGCCTCCACCGTGATCGTCGCCAATAAGAGTATCAGTGAGACGGCTATGGTTCCTGTATGCCTCATGTTCGTATCCTTGTCTAAGGGGTTAGCGCTTTTTCTTCTTGCCCTTGGTGTCTTTCACGTTGCGTAATTTCTTAGCCTTGGCTTCCAGTTCAGTGGCTTGGGCGGGATCCGGGGAGAGGCCCAGCGCACCTTCCCGATAGGCACGGGCCAGTGCGTCGATGGCCGGGAGACTGTCCTGCTCCGCGGCGAGACGCACCCAGCGCAGGGTCTCATCATTGTTGCGCTCGGCCTCAGTTAGACCTAGCTGTCCACCCAAGTAGGCCTGGGCCATGACGCCAATGGCCATTTTGTGGCCCTGCTCTGCCGCCAGCTTGATCCAGCGCCGTCCTTCGATGGGGTCCTT from the Denitratisoma oestradiolicum genome contains:
- a CDS encoding ligand-binding sensor domain-containing protein, encoding MMKPHSLCGLPTTLLTTALFLSTLALASDPPKGVHVADTFDVGSNVYVRALTVEKSTGTLWVGTSVGAIEVDLKTSRPRNTFTRQDGLANEYVFAVGIDSQGYKWFGTNAGGASRYRDGKWKTYFPMHGLADYWIYSFVNDKDGNLWIGTWAGVNHFNVKTGKFKTYVKELINEWVYGLAVDPAGRIWFGTEGGVSMYDGKHWKSWSHKDGLGGENPDKLKASPNTGLGTRSRHDLNIQVDGLPSYNPNYVFSILSAPDGSIWAGTWGGGVSRYDGKRWNNLTATDGLAGNIVYSMVRDDKGVLWFGTDKGVSRYDGKSWTNLGVRDGLLDSNVYALAVAPGGDIWAGTKRGVVRIAPQ
- a CDS encoding c-type cytochrome — its product is MRHTGTIAVSLILLLATITVEAANFERGRQVYQMRCIACHGPRGEGIMPQTPKFNMGERLDRPDLMLLQNVKMGGNGQPPFIGMVSDEELLDAIAYIRTLR
- a CDS encoding tetratricopeptide repeat protein yields the protein MRKLLSIAAVLVLCFASPAHAGTTEDFEAGKKAFDAGDLVGAMNPLKRAADADHVEAQVLLAYILDYSEFDEDAMAYYRKAAEKGNADGQFGLGVMIANGDGVPKKDPIEGRRWIKLAAEQGHKMAIGVMAQAYLGGQLGLTEAERNNDETLRWVRLAAEQDSLPAIDALARAYREGALGLSPDPAQATELEAKAKKLRNVKDTKGKKKKR